A genome region from Arachis duranensis cultivar V14167 chromosome 6, aradu.V14167.gnm2.J7QH, whole genome shotgun sequence includes the following:
- the LOC107495290 gene encoding uncharacterized protein LOC107495290 isoform X3, producing MCRESEAELQDDAGCCDPKCIYMLVENVDDGDRSTPYRRRMLTISEANFMKSGTVDLEDGGPVTVQWPLPNERVFDYAEKMWCLKYDGHTWIWSLCRTIFFPDQLRPIIIPYDGKLCFIGDDLWVDIYNLKSEFWEKREVPASVRMDPHSYFLWETLIVLYSSDDVNQWLMSYDLNANIWSPFECNFPPVCDYRAYRKFVRLGCSDFLLIIDFVSIWWIYDLSKKKLAAVVHVNDLDEIGMVSDVFCCHHTSKESLIYVFINTDYMDIKMDIEGPNGYINFVPYVRVKLQTDGNFSAKVESKGNLKVGPHMKYYVFTAEDQDIKGKTTVA from the exons ATGTGCAGGGAATCTGAAGCTGAG TTACAGGATGATGCTGGTTGTTGTGATccaaaatgcatatatatgTTGGTGGAAAATGTGGATGATGGAGATAGAAGTACACCTTACAGGCGCCGGATGCTAACTATCAGTGAGGCCAACTTCATGAAGAGTGGAACTGTTGATCTTGAAGACGGAGGTCCTGTAACTGTCCAATGGCCTCTTCCAAATG AACGGGTTTTTGATTACGCTGAAAAAATGTGGTGCCTCAAGTATGATGGTCATACTTGGATTTGGAGTTTATGCAGAACCATCTTCTTCCCCGACCAATTGCGCCCCATAATAATTCCATACGATGGCAAATTGTGCTTCATTGGTGATGATTTATGGGTTGATATCTACAACCTAAAATCAGAATTTTGGGAAAAGAGGGAAGTGCCCGCTAGCGTGCGCATGGATCCTCACTCTTACTTTTTGTGGGAAACCCTCATTGTGTTGTATTCTTCTGATGATGTGAATCAATGGCTCATGTCATATGATTTGAATGCCAACATTTGGAGCCCCTTTGAGTGCAATTTTCCGCCGGTTTGTGATTACCGAGCTTATAGGAAATTCGTTCGTTTGGGTTGCAGtgattttcttcttattattgATTTTGTATCTATTTGGTGGATCTATGACTTGTCTAAGAAGAAACTCGCGGCAGTTGTGCATGTGAATGATTTGGATGAGATAGGGATGGTGTCTGACGTTTTTTGTTGTCACCACACAAGCAAAGAAAGTCTAATTTATGTCTTCATTAATACAGATTATATGGATATTAAAATGGATATTGAGGGTCCAAATGGTTATATTAACTTTGTTCCTTATGTCAGAGTCAAGCTCCAAACAGATGGTAATTTTTCTGCTAAGGTTGAATCCAAGGGTAATCTTAAAGTTGGTCCCCATATGAAGTACTATGT GTTTACTGCTGAAGACCAAGACATTAAAGGGAAGACTACTGTAGCATAG
- the LOC107495290 gene encoding uncharacterized protein LOC107495290 isoform X2 — protein MCRESEAEDDAGCCDPKCIYMLVENVDDGDRSTPYRRRMLTISEANFMKSGTVDLEDGGPVTVQWPLPNGEATYSRLPFKEFCSVGLSLFFIGYLDENIATERVFDYAEKMWCLKYDGHTWIWSLCRTIFFPDQLRPIIIPYDGKLCFIGDDLWVDIYNLKSEFWEKREVPASVRMDPHSYFLWETLIVLYSSDDVNQWLMSYDLNANIWSPFECNFPPVCDYRAYRKFVRLGCSDFLLIIDFVSIWWIYDLSKKKLAAVVHVNDLDEIGMVSDVFCCHHTSKESLIYVFINTDYMDIKMDIEGPNGYINFVPYVRVKLQTDGNFSAKVESKGNLKVGPHMKYYVFTAEDQDIKGKTTVA, from the exons ATGTGCAGGGAATCTGAAGCTGAG GATGATGCTGGTTGTTGTGATccaaaatgcatatatatgTTGGTGGAAAATGTGGATGATGGAGATAGAAGTACACCTTACAGGCGCCGGATGCTAACTATCAGTGAGGCCAACTTCATGAAGAGTGGAACTGTTGATCTTGAAGACGGAGGTCCTGTAACTGTCCAATGGCCTCTTCCAAATGGTGAAGCAACCTATTCTAGATTACCATTTAAAGAATTTTGTTCCGTTGGTCTCAGCTTGTTCTTTATTGGTTACCTGGATGAGAATATTGCAACAGAACGGGTTTTTGATTACGCTGAAAAAATGTGGTGCCTCAAGTATGATGGTCATACTTGGATTTGGAGTTTATGCAGAACCATCTTCTTCCCCGACCAATTGCGCCCCATAATAATTCCATACGATGGCAAATTGTGCTTCATTGGTGATGATTTATGGGTTGATATCTACAACCTAAAATCAGAATTTTGGGAAAAGAGGGAAGTGCCCGCTAGCGTGCGCATGGATCCTCACTCTTACTTTTTGTGGGAAACCCTCATTGTGTTGTATTCTTCTGATGATGTGAATCAATGGCTCATGTCATATGATTTGAATGCCAACATTTGGAGCCCCTTTGAGTGCAATTTTCCGCCGGTTTGTGATTACCGAGCTTATAGGAAATTCGTTCGTTTGGGTTGCAGtgattttcttcttattattgATTTTGTATCTATTTGGTGGATCTATGACTTGTCTAAGAAGAAACTCGCGGCAGTTGTGCATGTGAATGATTTGGATGAGATAGGGATGGTGTCTGACGTTTTTTGTTGTCACCACACAAGCAAAGAAAGTCTAATTTATGTCTTCATTAATACAGATTATATGGATATTAAAATGGATATTGAGGGTCCAAATGGTTATATTAACTTTGTTCCTTATGTCAGAGTCAAGCTCCAAACAGATGGTAATTTTTCTGCTAAGGTTGAATCCAAGGGTAATCTTAAAGTTGGTCCCCATATGAAGTACTATGT GTTTACTGCTGAAGACCAAGACATTAAAGGGAAGACTACTGTAGCATAG
- the LOC107495290 gene encoding uncharacterized protein LOC107495290 isoform X1: MCRESEAELQDDAGCCDPKCIYMLVENVDDGDRSTPYRRRMLTISEANFMKSGTVDLEDGGPVTVQWPLPNGEATYSRLPFKEFCSVGLSLFFIGYLDENIATERVFDYAEKMWCLKYDGHTWIWSLCRTIFFPDQLRPIIIPYDGKLCFIGDDLWVDIYNLKSEFWEKREVPASVRMDPHSYFLWETLIVLYSSDDVNQWLMSYDLNANIWSPFECNFPPVCDYRAYRKFVRLGCSDFLLIIDFVSIWWIYDLSKKKLAAVVHVNDLDEIGMVSDVFCCHHTSKESLIYVFINTDYMDIKMDIEGPNGYINFVPYVRVKLQTDGNFSAKVESKGNLKVGPHMKYYVFTAEDQDIKGKTTVA, from the exons ATGTGCAGGGAATCTGAAGCTGAG TTACAGGATGATGCTGGTTGTTGTGATccaaaatgcatatatatgTTGGTGGAAAATGTGGATGATGGAGATAGAAGTACACCTTACAGGCGCCGGATGCTAACTATCAGTGAGGCCAACTTCATGAAGAGTGGAACTGTTGATCTTGAAGACGGAGGTCCTGTAACTGTCCAATGGCCTCTTCCAAATGGTGAAGCAACCTATTCTAGATTACCATTTAAAGAATTTTGTTCCGTTGGTCTCAGCTTGTTCTTTATTGGTTACCTGGATGAGAATATTGCAACAGAACGGGTTTTTGATTACGCTGAAAAAATGTGGTGCCTCAAGTATGATGGTCATACTTGGATTTGGAGTTTATGCAGAACCATCTTCTTCCCCGACCAATTGCGCCCCATAATAATTCCATACGATGGCAAATTGTGCTTCATTGGTGATGATTTATGGGTTGATATCTACAACCTAAAATCAGAATTTTGGGAAAAGAGGGAAGTGCCCGCTAGCGTGCGCATGGATCCTCACTCTTACTTTTTGTGGGAAACCCTCATTGTGTTGTATTCTTCTGATGATGTGAATCAATGGCTCATGTCATATGATTTGAATGCCAACATTTGGAGCCCCTTTGAGTGCAATTTTCCGCCGGTTTGTGATTACCGAGCTTATAGGAAATTCGTTCGTTTGGGTTGCAGtgattttcttcttattattgATTTTGTATCTATTTGGTGGATCTATGACTTGTCTAAGAAGAAACTCGCGGCAGTTGTGCATGTGAATGATTTGGATGAGATAGGGATGGTGTCTGACGTTTTTTGTTGTCACCACACAAGCAAAGAAAGTCTAATTTATGTCTTCATTAATACAGATTATATGGATATTAAAATGGATATTGAGGGTCCAAATGGTTATATTAACTTTGTTCCTTATGTCAGAGTCAAGCTCCAAACAGATGGTAATTTTTCTGCTAAGGTTGAATCCAAGGGTAATCTTAAAGTTGGTCCCCATATGAAGTACTATGT GTTTACTGCTGAAGACCAAGACATTAAAGGGAAGACTACTGTAGCATAG
- the LOC127739769 gene encoding uncharacterized protein LOC127739769 has product MPLWLPSLPRDVSVSAILSSVAAAAAATAASFLIYKSHLRLHKENLTLHQEQPKRNPRGKILFVSRIRYSTAEALAKRLCDLLESKDLVLEVVDARTYDPEDLPKENLILLLHSTSHIWNQPPFPYSLKRKGAKVFASWLVHNAESSGIGAVVVKACSFTAFVVGKRDGKNLMAKAVNHIRDLYHVQYDSDFEKWWGSVVAAVLGDTVANGRETEPEVDVGCSDPKSIYMLVENVDVVDRKRTFRRRMLIISEANGSVDLEDGGPVTAQWPLADDLIINSKLPTFQGFCSLGGNLFTAGGIMCNNGPKFEFELESEHFFPEKMWCLKYDGSTWIWSLCGSMFYYRMNPIVVPYHGKVCIFGGDTEGGYWVEIYYPKLDLWEKREVSKDTYLFQNAKSYFLWEDRTKPHKKTFVVFYCSFGKKQRFISYDFEANLWKVLCWWEFPPIRDSYPRKLIRLACSDYLLIVDSAAMWYIYDFSRKKLVADVHVNGLEDLTGRVSYVFCCHYSSEESLIYLFMELNEKVVEERGGDLDSVPYARVKLQIDGKFSAKVESKGNLKIGSYSKLYMFAVGDQDTELKRRL; this is encoded by the exons ATGCCCCTTTGGTTGCCTTCGTTACCGAGGGATGTATCGGTATCTGCTATCCTGTCCAGCgtggcggcggcggcggcggccACTGCCGCATCCTTCTTAATCTACAAGTCTCACCTCCGCCTCCACAAAGAGAATCTAACACTCCATCAAGAGCAACCCAAACGCAATCCTCGTGGCAAGATCCTGTTCGTTTCGCGAATCCGATATTCAACTGCAGAAGCCCTAGCGAAGCGCCTCTGCGATTTGTTAGAGTCGAAAGACCTCGTTTTGGAGGTCGTAGATGCTCGGACTTACGATCCCGAAGACCTACCCAAGGAGAacctcatcctcctccttcattCAACTTCGCATATTTGGAACCAACCTCCCTTTCCGTACTCCCTTAAACGCAAAGGAGCAAAGGTCTTCGCCAGTTGGCTCGTGCATAACGCGGAGAGCTCTGGGATCGGAGCGGTTGTTGTGAAGGCTTGCAGTTTCACTGCATTTGTCGTGGGCAAAAGGGATGGGAAGAATTTGATGGCTAAGGCCGTCAATCATATTAGGGATTTGTATCATGTTCAATACGATTCTGATTTTGAAAAGTGGTGGGGAAGTGTTGTTGCGGCGGTTTTGGGAGATACAGTTGCTAATGGCAGGGAAACTGAACCTGAG GTTGATGTTGGTTGTTCTGAtccaaaaagtatatatatgttGGTGGAAAATGTGGATGTAGTAGATAGAAAAAGAACCTTCAGGCGCAGAATGTTAATTATCTCTGAGGCGAATGGAAGTGTTGATCTTGAAGATGGAGGTCCTGTAACTGCCCAATGGCCTCTTGCAGATGATCTAATAATCAATTCCAAATTACCAACTTTTCAAGGATTTTGTTCCCTTGGTGGCAACTTGTTCACTGCTGGTGGTATCATGTGTAATAATGGaccaaaatttgaatttgagctGGAATCGGAACATTTTTTCCCTGAAAAAATGTGGTGCCTCAAGTACGATGGTTCTACTTGGATTTGGAGTTTATGCGGAAGCATGTTCTACTACCGGATGAATCCCATAGTGGTCCCATACCATGGCAAAGTGTGCATCTTTGGGGGTGACACTGAAGGTGGATATTGGGTTGAAATTTACTATCCAAAATTAGATTTATGGGAAAAAAGGGAAGTGTCCAAAGATACGTATTTGTTTCAGAATGCTAAATCTTACTTTTTGTGGGAGGACAGAACGAAGCCTCATAAGAAGACCTTCGTTgtgttttattgttcttttggtAAAAAACAGCGGTTCATCTCATATGATTTCGAGGCCAACCTTTGGAAAGTCCTTTGCTGGTGGGAGTTTCCGCCAATTCGTGATTCTTATCCAAGGAAACTCATTCGTTTGGCATGCAGTGATTATTTACTCATTGTTGACTCTGCAGCTATGTGGTACATTTATGACTTTTCTAGGAAGAAACTCGTGGCAGATGTGCACGTGAATGGTTTGGAAGATCTGACTGGACGGGTGTCATATGTTTTTTGTTGCCACTACAGCAGCGAGGAAAGTCTGATTTATCTCTTCATGGAACTAAATGAAAAAGTTGTTGAGGAACGTGGTGGTGATCTTGACTCTGTTCCTTATGCTAGAGTCAAGCTTCAAATTGATGGTAAATTTTCTGCCAAGGTTGAATCCAAGGGTAATCTTAAAATTGGTTCCTATAGCAAACTCTATAT GTTTGCTGTTGGTGATCAAGACACTGAATTAAAGAGAAGATTGTAG
- the LOC107495277 gene encoding uncharacterized protein LOC107495277, translating into MTLMKLQNGLCKSMENSTLIRVSRILYRNPIVVFGGLIQFDVMPITDETTMQNMFQIHRQTRMRHPQIEVYIEYETVEAVAVQNDIDIHDDRGAVYEGMNSDSEEDFEATYEAGNEDEDGDMVVEEAAENVVVRPPSSQPMDVPPFMRELDLEAMHAPEFPEYTNIGVADAEDGEFRIGMEYSSRKSVVAAIKSFTIARGVDYEVYESEPQMFYAKCKMYRRGCDWLIQASLIRKKGYWEIRRYNGRHTCTIGTISQDHSKLDSDTVADAIRPLVETDPSIKVKSIIEEVQSRFNYTISYRKAWLAKQKSIANIFGGWEDSYQALPWWLSAMVQKMPGSVVQIETRPLYNGNEEAQGVKILHRVFWSFNPYIRAFRHCKPLVQIDGTHLYRKYKGTLLVAVAQDGNQNIVPIAFALVEGETADAWHFFLRNLLIHIGSNFLRAFKVPYLQKLVVNIGYSRTVEEYNINYKMLEERGEAYARWCDAIRLRHWVLAFDEGHRWGHMTTNLVECINSVLKGARNLPVLALVRATYYRLNELFTWKSAETHERKRAGYMYFAFAQQRIEASMQQAGNIVVHLFDRRNEVFEVREMTTEKVLVVDLARRRCDYGHFQVERIPCRHVIACCANQHLDWQLYVHDVYKMTEVRKVYRFEFTPLGDPDT; encoded by the exons ATGACGTTAATGAAGTTGCAGAACGGCCTCTGTAAAAGCATGGAGAACAGTACGTTAATAAGAGTGAGCAGAATTCTGTACCGGAATCCGATTGTAGTTTTTGGTGGTCTAATACAGTTTGATGTCATGCCGATCACTGATGAAACGACTATGCAGAACATGTTTCAAATTCACCGGCAGACTCGGATGCGACACCCACAGATTGAGGTGTACATTGAGTATGAAACTGTAGAGGCAGTGGCGGTTCAGAATGATATAGATATACATGATGATAGAGGTGCAGTGTACGAAGGAATGAATAGTGACAGCGAAGAGGACTTCGAAGCCACTTATGAGGCCGGCAACGAAGATGAGGATGGTGATATGGTAGTTGAGGAAGCAGCAGAGAATGTAGTGGTTCGTCCGCCGAGCAGTCAACCGATGGACGTTCCACCTTTTATGCGTGAGTTGGATCTCGAGGCCATGCATGCCCCCGAGTTTCCGGAATATACAAACATAG GCGTTGCCGATGCTGAGGATGGGGAGTTCCGGATTGGAATGGAATACAGTTCTAGAAAGTCGGTCGTCGCAGCGATTAAAAGTTTCACTATTGCTAGAGGAGTTGACTATGAGGTGTATGAGTCTGAGCCACAAATGTTCTATGCAAAATGCAAGATGTACAGGCGTGGATGTGACTGGCTTATCCAAGCTAGCTTGATACGGAAAAAAGGTTATTGGGAGATACGAAGATACAACGGTAGGCACACGTGCACGATCGGAACGATTTCACAAGATCATTCAAAGTTAGACTCAGATACAGTTGCCGATGCTATAAGGCCATTAGTCGAGACGGACCCGTCCATCAAGGTGAAATCTATAATTGAGGAAGTCCAGTCAAGGTTCAACTATACCATCAGTTACCGAaaggcttggttggcaaagcagaagTCCATAGCCAACATTTTCGGTGGTTGGGAGGATTCTTACcaagccttgccatggtggctCTCGGCCATGGTGCAGAAGATGCCTGGTTCAGTTGTCCAAATAGAAACACGACCACTGTACAACGGGAATGAGGAGGCGCAAGGTGTAAAAATACTTCATCGTGTATTTTGGAGTTTCAATCCATACATTAGGGCATTCAGGCATTGCAAGCCCCTGGTTCAGATTGACGGCACACACCTATACAGAAAATACAAAGGTACACTTCTAGTCGCTGTTGCACAAGATGGAAACCAGAACATTGTGCCTATCGCCTTTGCCTTGGTGGAAGGGGAGACAGCTGATGCGTGGCACTTCTTTCTCAGGAATCTGCTAAT ACACATCGGCAGTAACTTCTTAAGGGCATTCAAAGTCCCTTACTTGCAAAAGCTCGTTGTCAACATAGGGTATTCAAGAACGGTGGAGGAGTACAATATCAACTATAAGATGTTGGAAGAGCGAGGCGAGGCATATGCCAGGTGGTGCGATGCCATTAGACTCAGACATTGGGTATTGGCATTCGACGAGGGACATCGATGGGGCCATATGACAACGAACCTTGTCGAGTGCATTAACTCAGTGTTGAAGGGTGCCCGTAATCTACCTGTGTTGGCGCTGGTCCGAGCAACATATTATAGGTTAAATGAACTTTTTACGTGGAAGAGTGCTGAGACTCACGAACGCAAGCGTGCTGGATATATGTACTTCGCATTTGCGCAACAGCGGATAGAAGCAAGTATGCAACAGGCTGGGAATATAGTTGTGCACCTCTTTGATAGACGAAATGAGGTGTTTGAGGTGCGCGAAATGACTACAGAAAAGGTGTTAGTTGTTGATCTTGCGCGACGGAGGTGTGACTATGGGCACTTTCAGGTTGAACGAATACCATGTCGCCATGTTATTGCTTGCTGTGCTAACCAGCATCTCGATTGGCAGTTGTATGTGCATGATGTGTACAAGATGACGGAGGTCCGTAAAGTATATAGGTTTGAGTTCACACCATTAGGTGATCCCGATACATGA